From the genome of Erinaceus europaeus chromosome 1, mEriEur2.1, whole genome shotgun sequence:
GGCCCTGATTTTTTTCaacaaggatttatttatttatttatgatagagagagaaagagagaggaggaggacaatgaggagagaggaagagccagagCTCTGTCTGACACATACTATGCTAAGGATTgtactcagagcctcatgcttgagattccaaggcTTAATCCACTGGACCACCCCTGATTTACAGACTTTTAatcattaattatttttcttacctAGTTCATTAAGGTCAAAAGAATGCCTTATATTTCTGTTGTCTTGAGGCGTGGCACCTAGAAGGGAGTTTCTTTGTAAAATCACTAGGGAATAGAGCAAAGCCTAAAATATCTAATTTGATAAAATTTCTAAAGGTATACAGCTGTTGATTTTCAAGTAATGCAGATTTCATACTAGTGTATGTACACATATCATGCCACCAGGATAATTATGCATATACATGCAATTTATAGCCCCAGTGTGCTTTACAATGCATCTTTTTGCTAAGTACATGCTTGTAGAAGATGCGATTGTTGGTTAAGCATCTATGACATGAATGTTCCTGTCTCTCCAGTCCTGTTACAGAGGACTAGCTTTCTGTTCCTGTTCTCCCATTATGGTCCTATAACTAAAAATGGACtattatccccacctgcagggggtcacttcacaagtgttgaagcaagtctgcaggtgttgtctttctctccccctctctgtcttcccaccctctctccacttctctctgtcctatccaacaacaacgatatcaatagcaacaataataataaccacaacaagggctataaaaggggaaaaaatggactatTACTCATTAATGGCATTTTAAacaaaagactggtggaaataaaaacttaatttctTTAAACCTTCATTAAAATGTTACTTTTAACTACTATACCTACTTTGAAGATTTTATCTTCCACAtcttggttttttaaattttatttatttgtttatttatttatttattattggatagagacagacattgagagggaagggggagatagagaaagaaacagagagacactgtttcaccagtttcaccacttgtgaagctgggtccttgtgcactgtaatgtgtgcgcttaagcagatgcaacactgcctggtccctctccATATCTTGTTTCAAAATTGTTTCTTGGCTTCTGATATTTATTATTGCCTCTTTCCAAGTGAGTCTTCTTTTAGAGTACTTATATATACAAACGAAGTAGGGGTCTCAAACATAAATAAAAGGGCATATGAGAAGGTGGATCACATGCAACTTATCTGTCAGTTACTTTGAGAATTGTAAAGCAGGCCCACTTTATCATGGACTCACTGGattgttcatttctttttcttccactcCCCCTGCCAACAGCTGATGACAGTTCGGACTATTACAGGAAACATCTACTATGCAAGGTCAGGAACTAAGATTGTGGGGAAGGTTCATGAAAAGTTCACATTAATTGATGGCATTCGAGTGGCTACAGGCTCCTATAGGTAAGTTCCGAACCCGTCCATGTTTACTACTTTAAGCTTCTAAAGAAGCATACTTTATATAGACAGAAGCTTCTTTACCCTCTCAGTGCAAACCTTTATTGTCCAGCAGTCTgatttgtgtctctctctgtgagaAAGTTAATCAAGCCTGTTGAAGTGGGGCTTACCTCATCTGTCTGTGACCCACAAAACTAAAGTACAGAGGCGTAAACTTGCTGGAGATTGACTGtgagtccaggttcaagccccaaccatGTCTGCAGTGCATGAATTAGGGGATACAGCAACAGAAACAGTCTTGAGTCCTGTTTCTAGGGAACTTTGCCCCTCTGCTCTCTTGCTAACTTGAAGGTAAGCGTGGTACCAAGCTTCCACACCAGTGTGGAGAACAGAGTGGAAACTGTGACCTTCACCTTGCTTCTTGCCTTATAATTTAGTGCGTTAGTCTAGAAGCTACTAATGCATGCTTCTGACCCCACCTTTGAAGTCTCACTCTGGCAATGGCATCTTTAGAGTACAGGGAAGCTGAATAGAGGGTGGAGATAATGTGAGGTTAACACTAATCTTTAGTAGGTAAGATTAACCATTTTTACTTGTGGAGTACATTTGCCTCCTCACATTAGATTGATGGGATGCTTGAAGTGTGCATGACGTGTGtctctagaattaaaaaaaaaaaagaaaaagaaaagtgcacCTTTGAGGAAACACATTGCTGAGTGATAATTATATGTTATCCCTGGGTAAAGTGGGCATGCTTGTTTGTGAAGATGAAACATTCAggtcaagaaactttttttttccccctcatttcctgggcttcaccactccaagccaattttttttcagatagaatgaggGACATATAgggagaagacaccacagcatcctaGCTTCCTAGTGGCATAGCACTCCTGGGGAATGGGGGGTTGAAGGgaaaagcagacaccctcctagCTGAGCCATCTTGCTGACATCCAGATCAAGAGACTGTTCACGCTTCTATTTTCAAACAGTATTGTCATTTCTTTGAGCAACATTTGAGCTTGTTCTTAAAACTTTCTTCCTTATAAGAAACTTAATTTTTACCAAATCCACCAGTTTTAGCTCCAAATATTTTGTCTTCTCTGAAGTATAAAAACTAacctctgggggctgggtggtagcccattgggctaagtgcacatagtatgaagctcaaggaccggcccaagaatcccagttcaagcccccagctccccacccgcaggagggtcacttcacaagcggtgaagcaggtctgcaggtgtctgtctttcttttccgctctctgcctttccctcctctctcaatttctctctgttctatttaacaacaataacaacaacaacaaggaaataaagatggccaacaggagcagtggattcatggtgcaggcaccgagccccagcaataaccctggaagaaagcacgcacgcacgcacgcacacaaaaCCTAACCTCTCCAAATGAGATATGTTAACATTGAAGATACTGCTGCTCCTTATTCCTTCCATTTATTGATGTTTTATAAACCTGGTGTTGGATAGATTACTTATTAATGTAATCTCATTCTTTGTAATGAGAATTCTTTGAAGATACTTTGAAGACACTTCTCAAGGTAGAATTTGCATTAGCTGGgatcatttacttatttgtttaatttgataggacagagaaaaattgcacGGGACTGgttagatagagagggcaagagagagagacatctacagtactacttcatcactcctgaagctttctaccCTGCAAGCTTTTCTACCCTGTGAGAGCTTgagcctgcatccttgcacatggtaatatgtgtgctcaactagatgcagCAGCTTCACTAGCCAGAATTTTGACTACAAGTCACAGTTgacaccatatttatttatttactttttaatatttatttatttttgttgcccttgttttattgttgtagctattgttgttattgatgtcatcgttgttggataggacagagagaaatggagagaggagggaaagacagggagagagagagagatagacgcctgcagacctgcttcatcccttgtgaaacgacccccctgcaggtggggagctggaggctcgaacccaagatccttccaccggtccttgcactttgtgccacctgtgcttaacttgctgcactaccgcctgactcccgacaccATATTTATGATTGCACATTAAATTAGGATGTGTAGGTCCTAACTCTTCAAATTTCTGTATCACTGGGGTGATTACATGTGCAGAAAGTTCACTCAAACAGCTTTATGCAAAATGGAATGCTGTGACTCACATAACTTTGGCAGTGTAGAAAGGTGTAGTTaattttcatcccatcttgaTCTGGATGTAGGCCAGATGGTGATCAGAACACTATGTTCTGGTTCTGCTTCTTCAGCTGATCTTTGCTGTCAATCACCTCTCTGCTTGAAGGCTAAAGATCCACTTAAGACCTTTGTAGTTCTCCCAAAGAGAGAGACTTTTCTCTCATTACTAATATTCTTGAAGAATTATTTGGTCCTAACTGGGTTACATGTCCATCTTGGAAAGATTTCCATATCCAAGGAGTTATGATACTATGGCCAACCTGGGTCATATGTACACCCATCTTGGGACTGGTTGGAGTTCTGTTCCCAGAGGAAGGGGTAGAGATGCTGGGCAACTGGATACATGCCACTAGTCTGCTCTCAGTGTACTTTAAGCAAATGTCAATGTCAGCATGACAGTTTCCCTTTGAAGATGGCAGTGCTGGAGGACGTAACAAGGATCACTTCTTCAACAATTCTTAGGTTCCAGGACCATCTGTGGGCCTACCACTAGCTTCCCACTGTGATGTTAAGCTCCCTACTCTGAGAATGAATACACTGACCAAAATATCTTAGTTTTtgctagtttttattttaattttagacaaagtcaaagagagagggagaaagagagaggccaagatcacagcactgaatatttcttcaatgcagtggtcgctggacttaaacctgggtcacgcacataGCAAATcagtatactatccaagtgagctgttttgtcaaCCCTGCTAGTTTTTGAAAGCCAAGGATGTCTGAGTGTGTTGGCCTTGCACACCAGGAGGTGAAGTAGTGAATAAGATAGTGACCCTTCATGtctggtcctgagtttggtctccAGCAccccacatgccagagtgatatttggatatttctctctctcaaagaaacaaATACTGAATAGTTGGaggtatgtgtatatgtacatatcaGTCAAGTTCACACTAAATGGTAGATATGCTGTCAccgggcctgggagatagctcaatggGTGAATGtaggtctttcatgcctgaggtcttggAGGCCCCactttcaatccccagtactgccaTATACCAGAACTTAATGGagctcttctctctcattaaaataagaaaatattaaaaattgtatGTGGTGTCACTCCAAAGTTATGATTCTTAGGGacggagagatagctcaccaggtagagtacatgccttgccatacacacagcccagattcaagtcctgacAACACATGACAGTGccaagcaccaggggaagctctgttgCTGtcatctgtcttctctctctgtctcactgaaTGAGAAAATATCTGGGAGCAGTGAGATCATACTTGGTGTGAGGTCCTGGCTATTCAAACCAAACCAAAATCAAGTGTGACTCTTAAGTAGCAGGATATCAGCTTTACTATTCTGATCAATGATAAACTAAAATTGCTCATTCTTACTCagcttcttgtttgtttttaattcttaagTTTTACGTGGACAGATGGCAAACTAAACAGCAGTAACTTGGTCATTCTGTCTGGCCAAGTGGTTGAACATTTTGATCTGGAGTTCCGAATTCTGTATGCACAGTCACAGCCCATTAGCTCCAAACTCCTGTCCAACTTCCGAATCAGTGGCAAGTTTGACCATCTGGTGGACTGGAAACCACTGTCCAAGGAGCTCACATTGGGAAACCTGCTGCGGCTGCGGCTGGCCAGGCTCTCTAGCACTCCTAAGAAGGCCGACGTGGAGCACGAAGCACCTGCTGAGGGCATGGCAGAGGCTCGGCGCCATGACTCTGAGTCCTCCACCATCAGTGATAAAGACTACCTCAGCAGTCACAGGGAGGAAGCAGAGGGCAGAAAGGTGATGGATGCTGCCACTCAGACAGAGCCAAGAGAGGAGATGCCTTCAGTGAGCATGAGTGATGTAGAGACACAAACCAGCATTGCCACAGCCTGTGCTGGGGCCCAAACCACAGTTGCCACCCAGGTGGCAAGCTCCCAAACTATGGTTCAGTCCATCCCAGCCACCACCCAGACTGATGTGGATGAGATAGTTCTTTCTTCTCAGGGAACCCAGTCCAAAGAAGGGTCACCAGTATCAAAGATGTCGGTGTCCAGGTCTTCCAGCTTGaggtcttcctcctctctgtcttctcaaggCTCTGTGACAAGTTCCATTGGCTCTCAGACTTCCTGCCGACCCACTGACTTCATCACTGCTGGACACCCCACGTACTGGAGCAACCCCCATTTGGACATATGCGTAAGAGACTCCTTTAGAAACTTGAATAAAGAACGGCAGTTTCATTTTGCTAGTCTCCGCTCCCGGCTTAACCACTTGCTGGCCATGCTTTCCAGAAGAACGTTCTTCCCTGAGAACTACCTTGGTTTTAATTCTGGAACTGTTACGAGAGCTTCAGTAAATCTGATAACCATTAGAGATATTCCACTGTATCCCTCCTATCAGTGACAACTTAGCCTTGAGAGATTCCAGTAGATGTCATCATCTATGTCCTGCTTGACAGACTGTCCCACGTTGAATTCGCTTTCTTTCACCTGACTTTTAGTCACTATGACTTTCTTTGAATTCTATAACCTGCATATTACTTTGCATACTTTTGTCTTACTTTATCATGTACACTAGATGCTACTTTTATGATTTAAACACTACCAATCTAGTTAACTTTGCATGATTttagtattgatttttttttttttttgaagggaggCCACTGCTTCACAGATAGCAGCAGTTCAAAACGGaggggaggggccgggtggtgacgcacctggctgagcacacacatcacagtgcgcaaggatctgggtttgagcccctggtccctacctgcagggggaaagctttgtgagtggtgaagcagggctgcttgtgtcgctcttcctctttatcacccccttccctcttgatttctggctgtatctatacaataaataaataaaaataattttttaaaaagttatttaaaaataagtaaataaaaataaataaataaacaagtaaataaatagaaaaagaaacagaggggaaagaggcagagaggaagaaagagacagagaaagacactataGGGCCAGTTTCACTGCTCGTGGCATTTCCCTAGTGCATAGAGCTCCATTATGGctctcagggcttgaacccgggtccttgctcatggtaaaatgtgcattctACCCGGTGAACTATCTCATGGCCCCAATATTGCTGTCTTTTAAAGAGAATAATTAGGTGTCATCAGGTCAATTCAGGCTAGAGATGAGGTATGTTTTGTGTGCCAGGGATTTCTCCTAACAGTTGTGCAGAAGACATGTATATAAGGGGTCCCAGGTTTAGTGCCTAGCACCCTTGTTAGAGCTGaggtgtgctctggtaaaaacaagaaATATATTTAGCATCTTTCTTTATCTGTGTTCTTTTGTTTCTGAGGTGAATCATTGTGATTTATAATTAAAATCTTGCTGTCATCTCTTTTAGATACCTATCTTGTTAGCATTAAACAACAATTTTTGTTGGTGATTGcttatgtaattaaaaaaaagtttttttgctcTCTGGCACTTTTCTTTTTGACTCTTGAGTGTGTTATGGGTGAGGTACTTAGTAGCTACGGGAAGTCCTCAGAGAATGCCCAGGGCTCTTACACCCAGTCAATAAATGAGTTTGTCAGTCAACCATCTTTAGTCTAATGTTATCTTTGCATCATTTATAACatttaaactatattttaaatgcttattCAGTAGTGTACAGTATACTGGGGAATAAACTGCTGTGGGGATGCACCATGAAGTACAAAACTATGTGTACAGTGTACAGTGTACACCGACTGACTGTGAGAATGAGGCTAACACAGAGAAGTGACGAGATATTTGAAGCTGAGCTGAAgccctactgtttttttttcccttaattttttattagtgattt
Proteins encoded in this window:
- the FAM83D gene encoding protein FAM83D, translating into MPINAACTPTPVRVWSLPSATMAALLPDGLDELPAACLSPCGPPNPGELYSEAQRLALEELVARGPDAFAAFLRRERLGRFLNPDEVRAVLRAAERPGEEGAAAGAEESFGSSHDCSSGTYFPEQSDLEPPLLELGWPAFYQGAYRGATRVEAHFQPRGGGAGGPYGCKDALRQQLRSAREVIAVVMDVFTDIDIFRDLQEICRKQRVAVYILLDQALLPHFLDMCMDLKVNPEQEKLMTVRTITGNIYYARSGTKIVGKVHEKFTLIDGIRVATGSYSFTWTDGKLNSSNLVILSGQVVEHFDLEFRILYAQSQPISSKLLSNFRISGKFDHLVDWKPLSKELTLGNLLRLRLARLSSTPKKADVEHEAPAEGMAEARRHDSESSTISDKDYLSSHREEAEGRKVMDAATQTEPREEMPSVSMSDVETQTSIATACAGAQTTVATQVASSQTMVQSIPATTQTDVDEIVLSSQGTQSKEGSPVSKMSVSRSSSLRSSSSLSSQGSVTSSIGSQTSCRPTDFITAGHPTYWSNPHLDICVRDSFRNLNKERQFHFASLRSRLNHLLAMLSRRTFFPENYLGFNSGTVTRASVNLITIRDIPLYPSYQ